A genomic region of Candidatus Poribacteria bacterium contains the following coding sequences:
- the rpe gene encoding ribulose-phosphate 3-epimerase, whose product MAPSLLAADFSRLGEEVKRIVDAGADMLHFDVMDGEFVPNFGISPPFIAAVRQITHVPFDVHIMVRHPLHYINALATAGADLITFHIESADEPNEVISAIKAHGLKTGLAFSPKTPTSAVIPYLSDIDLVLPMSVEPGFGGQAFQPNTLRKITELQQIIPQLERPLDISVDGGVTTQVAPLAIRQGATILVAGTAIFRSQQPETVIEKLRTAGTEDVI is encoded by the coding sequence ATTGCGCCCTCATTGCTCGCTGCAGACTTCAGCCGCCTCGGTGAGGAGGTCAAACGAATAGTCGATGCAGGCGCGGATATGCTGCATTTCGATGTGATGGACGGTGAGTTTGTGCCAAACTTTGGTATCAGCCCACCCTTCATTGCCGCTGTTCGCCAAATCACCCACGTCCCGTTTGATGTCCACATTATGGTGAGGCACCCACTCCATTATATCAATGCACTTGCTACAGCTGGCGCAGATCTCATTACATTTCACATCGAAAGTGCTGATGAACCTAACGAAGTGATTTCAGCGATTAAAGCGCACGGGCTTAAAACTGGTTTGGCTTTTTCACCGAAAACCCCGACCTCTGCAGTCATTCCCTATCTTTCAGATATTGATTTGGTCTTACCTATGAGCGTCGAACCTGGATTTGGCGGGCAAGCCTTTCAACCGAATACGCTCCGGAAAATCACAGAATTGCAGCAAATAATTCCACAATTAGAGAGACCACTTGACATCTCTGTTGATGGTGGTGTAACCACGCAAGTCGCGCCGCTCGCGATCCGTCAAGGCGCGACGATTCTCGTCGCGGGCACTGCTATCTTCCGCAGTCAGCAACCCGAGACCGTCATTGAAAAACTTCGCACAGCCGGAACCGAAGATGTCATTTAA